A stretch of Halomonas elongata DSM 2581 DNA encodes these proteins:
- a CDS encoding phosphoadenosine phosphosulfate reductase domain-containing protein, translated as MEPQLDVINRDLGNDPEALIRWALDQGSRPICTTNFRPFEAVILHMVARQRPDTPIVWMDHGYNTEATYRFADTLVKRLGLNLITYLPKRSRAHREAVEGLTPGIDDPRHAAFTEEVKLEPFNRALREMAPDVWFTALRAEDTPERARMEPVTRNADGLLKIAPLLHWTARDMYQYLQAHDLPNEFDYFDPTKVEEKRECGLHLQH; from the coding sequence ATGGAGCCGCAACTCGACGTCATCAACCGTGATCTTGGCAACGACCCCGAGGCCCTGATTCGCTGGGCCCTCGATCAGGGCAGCCGGCCCATCTGCACCACCAACTTCCGCCCCTTCGAGGCCGTCATACTGCACATGGTGGCGCGCCAGCGGCCGGATACCCCCATCGTGTGGATGGATCATGGCTACAACACCGAGGCCACCTATCGCTTCGCCGACACGCTCGTCAAGCGCCTCGGCCTCAACCTGATCACCTATCTGCCGAAGCGCTCACGGGCTCATCGCGAAGCCGTCGAGGGCCTCACACCGGGTATCGATGACCCGCGTCATGCGGCCTTCACCGAGGAGGTCAAGCTCGAGCCCTTCAATCGTGCGCTGCGCGAAATGGCGCCGGATGTCTGGTTCACCGCACTGCGCGCCGAGGACACGCCGGAACGTGCCCGCATGGAACCGGTGACGCGCAACGCCGATGGCCTGCTCAAGATCGCCCCGTTGCTGCACTGGACGGCACGCGACATGTACCAGTATCTGCAGGCCCACGACCTGCCCAACGAGTTCGACTACTTCGACCCCACCAAGGTCGAGGAAAAGCGCGAGTGCGGGCTGCACCTGCAGCACTGA
- the cysB gene encoding HTH-type transcriptional regulator CysB: protein MKLQQLRYIWEVSRHNLNVSATAQSLYTSQPGISKQIRLLEDELGVEIFARSGKHLTRVTPAGESIIELAGQVLRLTDNIKHVSQEHSDERRGSMAIATTHTQARYALPPVIREFTNRYPDVALHMQQGTPRQIAQMVSDGQADFAICTESLDLFNDLVLLPCYRWNRCVLVPRGHPLADVEPLTLEALAEQPLVTYVFGFTGRSQLDDAFRSKGLSPNVVLTAADSDVIKTYVRLGMGVGIVAHMAVDPEEDDDLVALDASHLFASSTTKIGIRRGTFMRGYMYDFLKGFAGHLERDLVEAALEAGPRHEEALFRDIELPVR from the coding sequence ATGAAGCTCCAGCAATTGAGATATATCTGGGAAGTCTCGCGTCATAATCTCAATGTCTCGGCAACCGCTCAGAGTCTTTATACCTCGCAGCCCGGCATTTCCAAACAGATTCGTCTGCTGGAGGATGAACTGGGTGTCGAGATATTTGCACGCAGCGGCAAGCATCTGACCCGCGTCACGCCTGCCGGCGAGTCGATCATCGAACTGGCCGGCCAGGTGCTGCGACTGACCGACAACATCAAGCATGTCTCCCAGGAGCATAGTGATGAACGGCGCGGCAGCATGGCCATTGCGACGACTCATACCCAGGCGCGTTACGCCCTGCCGCCGGTGATTCGCGAGTTCACCAACCGTTACCCGGATGTGGCACTGCACATGCAGCAGGGCACGCCTCGCCAGATTGCCCAGATGGTCAGTGACGGCCAGGCCGATTTCGCGATCTGCACCGAGTCGCTGGACCTGTTCAACGATCTGGTACTGCTGCCCTGTTATCGCTGGAATCGCTGCGTGCTGGTGCCGCGAGGCCACCCCCTGGCGGATGTCGAACCCCTGACCCTGGAAGCCCTGGCCGAGCAGCCGCTGGTGACCTATGTCTTCGGCTTTACCGGACGTTCGCAGCTCGACGACGCCTTCCGCTCCAAGGGGCTCTCGCCCAATGTGGTGTTGACCGCCGCCGACTCGGATGTGATCAAGACCTATGTGCGCCTGGGCATGGGAGTGGGCATCGTCGCCCACATGGCCGTCGATCCGGAGGAGGATGACGACCTGGTGGCGCTGGATGCCAGTCATCTGTTCGCCAGTTCGACCACCAAGATCGGCATTCGGCGCGGCACCTTCATGCGCGGCTACATGTACGATTTTCTCAAGGGCTTTGCCGGGCATCTGGAGCGGGATCTGGTGGAAGCTGCCCTGGAGGCCGGGCCGCGCCACGAGGAGGCCCTGTTTCGGGATATCGAGTTGCCGGTACGCTAA
- the pabB gene encoding aminodeoxychorismate synthase component I, with translation MTSPLEITPLPYRSSPLETFAALRHRPGAVLLDSGRPEAPGGRYDILSSDPLETFETQHRDSADERMAPFAAQKALLERLPHEVPDSDLPFLGGLIGYWNYDLGHRLEPIRGSAATVADLPDSRVGLYDWAIIQDHHRREAWLVASAPRRDQVLAWLDASSPTTAPFRLTGPFQPEQSREDYLARFEAVQRYIRAGDCYQINLAQRFSAPYSGDLWHAYLRLRRATPTPFAGFIAWDDQGILSLSPERFLHCADGHVETRPIKGTRPRGRTETEDRALAEALTGSVKDRAENVMIVDLLRNDLGRVCHPGSVRVPQLCALESYANVHHLVSVVTGELDVERSPLELLAAAFPGGSITGAPKVRAMQIIDELEPSARSTYCGSLGYVDVRGRMDTSIAIRTAVADRGTLHLWGGGGLVADSRGEEEYTETLDKIRHLMEALTTSDEQHAKE, from the coding sequence ATGACATCACCACTCGAGATCACTCCACTGCCGTACCGGAGCTCTCCCCTGGAGACCTTTGCAGCCCTGCGCCATCGGCCGGGAGCCGTGCTGCTCGACAGTGGCCGCCCCGAGGCCCCGGGAGGACGCTACGACATTCTCTCGAGCGACCCGCTGGAAACCTTCGAGACACAGCACCGGGACTCGGCCGATGAGCGGATGGCGCCCTTCGCGGCACAGAAGGCCCTGCTGGAACGCCTTCCCCACGAAGTCCCCGACAGCGACCTGCCCTTCCTGGGCGGGCTGATCGGCTACTGGAACTACGACCTGGGGCATCGGCTCGAGCCGATTCGCGGTAGCGCCGCGACGGTGGCCGACCTGCCGGACAGCCGTGTCGGCCTCTATGACTGGGCCATCATCCAGGATCATCACCGCCGCGAGGCCTGGCTGGTGGCCAGCGCCCCTCGACGCGACCAGGTACTGGCATGGCTGGATGCTTCCTCGCCCACGACTGCCCCCTTCCGCTTGACCGGCCCTTTCCAGCCCGAGCAAAGCCGCGAGGACTATCTGGCGCGTTTCGAGGCCGTACAGCGTTACATTCGCGCAGGCGACTGCTACCAGATCAATCTCGCCCAGCGTTTCAGCGCTCCCTACAGCGGCGACCTCTGGCACGCCTACCTCCGCCTGCGGCGTGCCACGCCCACTCCCTTCGCCGGCTTCATCGCCTGGGACGATCAAGGTATCCTGTCGCTCTCGCCGGAACGCTTCCTGCATTGCGCCGACGGCCATGTGGAAACCCGGCCGATCAAGGGCACCCGTCCGCGCGGTCGCACGGAGACGGAAGACCGGGCCCTCGCCGAAGCGCTCACCGGCAGCGTCAAGGATCGGGCCGAAAACGTGATGATCGTCGACCTGCTGCGCAACGACCTGGGGCGGGTCTGCCACCCCGGCAGCGTCCGCGTGCCGCAGCTCTGTGCACTGGAGAGCTATGCCAACGTTCACCATCTGGTCAGTGTGGTCACCGGTGAGCTGGACGTGGAACGCTCGCCACTCGAGCTCCTGGCCGCCGCTTTCCCCGGCGGTTCCATTACCGGCGCACCCAAGGTGCGCGCCATGCAGATCATCGACGAACTGGAGCCCTCGGCCCGCAGCACCTACTGCGGCAGCCTGGGCTATGTCGACGTGCGTGGACGCATGGACACCTCGATCGCCATTCGTACCGCCGTGGCCGATAGGGGAACATTGCACCTCTGGGGAGGCGGCGGCCTGGTGGCCGACTCGCGAGGCGAGGAGGAATACACCGAGACCCTGGACAAGATCCGGCACTTGATGGAAGCCCTGACGACATCGGATGAACAACACGCCAAGGAATAA